The sequence below is a genomic window from Candidatus Palauibacter scopulicola.
CGGGGACCCGGCGGCGATCCCGGCCCTGGCGGATGTCCTCTGGGACGACGACGCGGTGCTCCGGCTGCGGGCGGTCGAGGCGCTCGCGGCGATTCGGCACCCCGACGCGATCGGGCCGCTCGTCCCGCTGCTCGGCGACGCGCGGAAGGCCGCCGGCCTGCGATTCCGCGACGGGGTCGCCGAGGCGTTGCGGCAACTGGGCGAGGCGGAGCTGGTCGTCACCGTGGGCGCGGCGCTCGGCGGCGACTTCGGGCGTCTCAAGGCCTACGACGGCGGACACCGGGCGGGGATCGTCGCGGCGCTCGGCCACGCGCTCGGGGGGTCCTCCGGCGCGCACGCCGCGAACGCCCTTGCCGAGATCCACGCCGTGGAAGCGCTCCCACGGCTCCGCGAGGTGCACAGGAGCGCTGGCACGCGCGACGACCTGGGCCAGGCCATCTCCGCCGCGATCGGAAAGCTCGAGGCACGCGCCGCCCTCCCACGCGCCGCCAGCGCGGCCGACGTCGAAGTCGAGACCCTCCCCCGCTCCGCCCAGGCCCCGGCCCCCGACCCCGGCACCCTCCCCCGCAGCTCCCCAGCCCCCTGAGTCGAACGGTGAGGCCCCTCGCCCGACTCCTCGAAGCCGTGATCTGCTCGTCTTGACCCTGACGTTACGTAAGGGTTTACCGTGGGCGCATGGAAAGCGGGCAACTTCATACGGTGGGGGAGGTCGCGCGGCTGGCCGGCGTGACGGTGCGCACGCTGCATCACTACGACCGGATCGGGCTGCTCGTTCCGTCGGGGCGGGCGGAGAACGGGTATCGGCTCTACGCCTACGACGACCTCGAGCGGCTGCGCCAGATCCGGCTGATGCGCGAGCTGCGGTTCAGCCTGGACGCGATCGGCCGGCTGCTCGACGCCCCCGCCTACGACCGGCGGAGCGCGCTGGAGGCGCAGCGTGAGTTGCTCAGGGAACGACAGCGGAGGACCGACGGCATCATCCGAGGGGTCGACCGGGCCCTGAGGGCGATGGATGAGGAGACGGAGATGGACAGGACGGAGATGTTCGAGGGGTTGGAGGAGTTCGATCACGAGCAGTACCGGGAGGAGGTCGAGCGGCGCTGGGGCGGCACGGAGGCCTACGCGGAGTCGATACGGCGCACGCGCGGGTACGGCAAGGACGACTGGGCGCGGATCACCGAGGAGGGCGAGACGGTGGTGGCCGGGCTGGCCGCGCTGATGGCGGAGGGCGCCCAGGCCGCCGGACGCGCGGCGATGGACCTGGCCGAGGAGCACCGGCGCCACATCGACCGCTGGTTCTATCCGTGCAGCCACGGCATGCACCGGAACCTCGCCGACATGTACACCGCCGACGCGCGCTTCGAGGCGTACTTCGAGAAGCGCGGGGAGGGGCTCGCCGTATTCGTGCAGGACGCGATCCGCGCCAACGAAGCCCGCTGGAGAAACCGTGAGCGTGAGTGATGCGCGGGCCTCGCGTGACAGGGGGCGATAATGCGTTATCATTATGGTCCAACTGCACGGGGGGTGTACTTCGATGCAACGAGATACTCGACAACGCCGCGCGATTCGCCGCGTGTTCACGAACGCGGGGCGCCCGCTCACGCTCGACGAGATCCTCGAGTACGGCCAGCGGATCGTGCCGTCGCTCGGCGTGGCGACCGTCTACCGGAACGTGAAGACCCTGGTCCGCGAGGGGTGGCTGTCGAGGGTGAAGCTCCCGGGCGGCGGGCTTCGCTACGAGTTGGCCGACCGTCCGCATCACCACCATTTCCTCTGCAACTCCTGCGACCAGGCGTTCGACGTCCACCGGTGCCCCGACGAGGTCGAGACGCTGGCGCCCGACGGCTTCCAGGTCGACAGCCACGAGTTGGTTCTCTTCGGCCGCTGCGCGGCGTGCGCGTGACGCACCTCTGACCCGGCCGCTCCCCACGGCCCCCCACCCTTTGCCGTTTAACGATAACCCGTTATCATTAAGAATCGGGCGCAGGCAAGCCTCCCCTCCACCCCTCGCACCGGGCCCACATGATGATGTCCAGACGCTCCTACATCCTCTTTCTCCTCCTCGGAATCACCCTCGCGGGCGTGCCGGCGGGCGCCGCGGGCTCGCCGCCGGTCGCGCAGCAGGCCGCGCACGAGCAGCAGGCCGCGGACACCGTCGAGGTGGCCTCCGAGGTCGCCGCCATCACCCTGCCGGACATCGTCGTCACGGCGGTCCTGAGTCCCACGGCCGTGAGCGAGGCGATCCGGCCTTCCGCCGTCTTCTCGGACGAGACGCTGCAGCGGCACCTCGCGGGAACCCTCGCGCAGACGGTGGAATCGGTTCCGGGGGTCACCGTGACCAGCATGGGGCCGGGCACGTCCCAGCCCGTCATCCGCGGCCTGAGCGGAGACCGCATCCTCGTGCTCGAGGACGGACAGAGGGTGGGGGACGTCCTCAGCAGCGGCCCGGACCACGCCTCGGCGGTCACCACCTCCTCCGCTCAGCGGATCGACGTGATTCGCGGACCGAGCGCGATCCTGTACGGCAGCAACGCGCTCGGGGGCGTGATCAACGTGATTCGGGATGAGGTTCCGCGGACGGTGCCTGGCCGCGCGACCGGGTTCACCTCGCTTCAGGGGCAGGGAGCGACCCGCGGCATCGGGGGGAGCAGCCAGCTCACCGTCGGCGTCACCGAGAACATCCCGCTTCGCGTCGAGGTCTCGAAGCGCGAGGGAGGGGACCTGCGGACGCCCATCGGGAGGCTGGTGGGCACCCAGACCGATGTGCGGAGCGTGGCGGCCGGAACGTCATGGGTGGACGACTGGGGCTACGCGGGCGGTTCGTTTCGCTACTTCGCGAACGACTACGGGATCCCCGGAGGTTTCGTCGGCGGCCACACGAACGCGGTGCGCACGGAGCAGGAGCGAGCCGCCGGCCGGCTCCGCAGCGTCATCCGGCCCGGGCACGGCCTGGAGGCGATCGAAGTCGATGCCGGCTACACGTGGTACCGGCACCACGAGATGGAACCCCCGGACATCCTCGGCGCCCAATACGATCGCGAGATCGTGAGCGGGGAGGCCCGGGCGCGGCACGCGGGATGGGGGCCGTTCGCATCGGGGGCCGTCGGGGCGAGAGTCTCGTGGGAAGACTTCGGATTCGCGGGCGCGCTGTACACCCCGAATTCGCGGCGCAGGACGCAGGCCGCATACCTCCTCGAGGAGATTCGACTCGATCCGGTCAGGGTCGAGGCCGGGCTCCGCTACGACCGGGTCGAACTTGAACCGGAGGAGGAAGACGCGTCCTCCGACATCGGACACATCCGCGCGCGTTCCTTCGACGCGGTCTCCGGATCGCTGGGCGCGCTTCTGCCGGTGACGGGGCAGTTCACCCTCGGCGCGAGCGTGGGTCGCGCCTTTCGTACCCCCGATGTACACGAACTCTACTCGGAGGGGCCGCACCTCGCGGCCAATTCATACGACGTCGGCAATCCCTCGCTCGAGACGGAGAAGGGGCTCGGCATCGACGTGTTCGGGCGCGTCACGGGACAGCGCGTGAGCGCCGAGGCGACGTGGTTCAGGAACACGATCGCGGGCTACATTTTTCCGCAGGCGACGGGGCGACTCAGCCGCGTACGGCTCCCCATCTATCAGTTCGTGGGGGAGGACGCCGTGCTGACCGGCTTCGAGAGCCAGCTCGAATGGTCGGTGCCGGCCGGATTCAGGCTGGAGGCCGCCGCGTCGTACGTGCGCGGCACGATCCGCGCCACCGACGAGCCCCTCCCGTTCATGCCCCCGCTCCAGGGTCGCGTGGCGATCGGCTATTCGCCGGTGAACTGGTTCGTGGAGGCCGAGACGCGGATGGCCTCAAGCCAGGAACGGACCGGGCGGTTCGAGGACCCCACCGATGGATACGCGGTCTTCGGCTTCTCCGGCGGCGTGCGCTTCACCTTCGCCGGGCGGCCGCACGTCCTGACGCTCCACCTCGACAACATCGGCAACACGGAGTACAGGCGGCACCTGTCGCGGGTGAAGGAGATCATGCCCGAGGCCGGGAGGAGCCTGAGCGTGACGTACCGCGTCGTGTACTAGCGCGGACGGCGGGCGCCCCCCGTCCAACGCGGCGTCCGCCCCCCCGGCATCCGAGGCTCCGTACGCAAACCCGCTCCGACCCGCTATGCTGAGGCGCGAATTCGCGGAAGCTCTCGGTCTGTGCGGGGGACATGACGGTTTTCGAGGAGCATAGAGACGCCTTCGCCAGCGCGGAGGCGTTCTGCGGCCGCGTGGCGGCGGGGTTCGCCGTCGCCGGCGGGGTCGCACTCGCTGTGCTGCTGGCCATCACGGTGGCCGAGGTCTTCTGGCGCTACGTCCTCAACGATTCCCTGCTCTGGATCGAGGACGTCTCGACGATGTCGCTCGCCGTCGTCGTGGCGGCGGCGGTCGCGTACGGCGCGCGCGAGGGCTCGCACGTGTGCGTGAACCTGCTCGCGCGCCTCGCGGGCCGGCGCGTCACGAGGATCACGGACGCCGTCGCCCGGCTGCTCGGCGTGGGCGCGACCGCCGCGGCCGCGTACGCGCTGTTCGCGCACGGCAGTTGCGGTCTTCCCTGCGGCGCCGTCACCGGCAGCGTGTCGAT
It includes:
- a CDS encoding TRAP transporter small permease subunit, giving the protein MTVFEEHRDAFASAEAFCGRVAAGFAVAGGVALAVLLAITVAEVFWRYVLNDSLLWIEDVSTMSLAVVVAAAVAYGAREGSHVCVNLLARLAGRRVTRITDAVARLLGVGATAAAAYALFAHGSCGLPCGAVTGSVSIPHLPFYYALGASLAAYGLLLLSQLLLGFAAWNAEDPNEPAE
- a CDS encoding TonB-dependent receptor, which translates into the protein MMMSRRSYILFLLLGITLAGVPAGAAGSPPVAQQAAHEQQAADTVEVASEVAAITLPDIVVTAVLSPTAVSEAIRPSAVFSDETLQRHLAGTLAQTVESVPGVTVTSMGPGTSQPVIRGLSGDRILVLEDGQRVGDVLSSGPDHASAVTTSSAQRIDVIRGPSAILYGSNALGGVINVIRDEVPRTVPGRATGFTSLQGQGATRGIGGSSQLTVGVTENIPLRVEVSKREGGDLRTPIGRLVGTQTDVRSVAAGTSWVDDWGYAGGSFRYFANDYGIPGGFVGGHTNAVRTEQERAAGRLRSVIRPGHGLEAIEVDAGYTWYRHHEMEPPDILGAQYDREIVSGEARARHAGWGPFASGAVGARVSWEDFGFAGALYTPNSRRRTQAAYLLEEIRLDPVRVEAGLRYDRVELEPEEEDASSDIGHIRARSFDAVSGSLGALLPVTGQFTLGASVGRAFRTPDVHELYSEGPHLAANSYDVGNPSLETEKGLGIDVFGRVTGQRVSAEATWFRNTIAGYIFPQATGRLSRVRLPIYQFVGEDAVLTGFESQLEWSVPAGFRLEAAASYVRGTIRATDEPLPFMPPLQGRVAIGYSPVNWFVEAETRMASSQERTGRFEDPTDGYAVFGFSGGVRFTFAGRPHVLTLHLDNIGNTEYRRHLSRVKEIMPEAGRSLSVTYRVVY
- a CDS encoding transcriptional repressor, with translation MQRDTRQRRAIRRVFTNAGRPLTLDEILEYGQRIVPSLGVATVYRNVKTLVREGWLSRVKLPGGGLRYELADRPHHHHFLCNSCDQAFDVHRCPDEVETLAPDGFQVDSHELVLFGRCAACA
- a CDS encoding MerR family transcriptional regulator, coding for MESGQLHTVGEVARLAGVTVRTLHHYDRIGLLVPSGRAENGYRLYAYDDLERLRQIRLMRELRFSLDAIGRLLDAPAYDRRSALEAQRELLRERQRRTDGIIRGVDRALRAMDEETEMDRTEMFEGLEEFDHEQYREEVERRWGGTEAYAESIRRTRGYGKDDWARITEEGETVVAGLAALMAEGAQAAGRAAMDLAEEHRRHIDRWFYPCSHGMHRNLADMYTADARFEAYFEKRGEGLAVFVQDAIRANEARWRNRERE